The genomic region GAGTCCTCGGAGAGCCCTCTGCAAGATATGCATCGAGAAGGGACTCCAATGCGCCCCTGCCCTGGGCTTCCCTGTAGCAGGACCTGCAGGTGCCTGGCTCACTGTCCTGGGAGACAGAAAGAACTGGAGAAAAGATGGGGGAAGGTCCCTGTGTTCCCACAGCAGCACAAAGGGGACACTGATGCTCTGAAAACCATGTGCTTTATTTGGAATCTCCCCCGGGGGTCATAGAAAAGCTGCAAACCATGAGGTTTGGTACAAGGCCATGATTAAGGGACCATACATCATCCCTAAGTGCTGGGGCCCTCTCCTCTGGGCCTCAGACTTCCCTGGTCATCTTAGCTCTTGACTGAGCTCCTGGGGCATCCAGTCACAACCTTAGCGTCTCCCTCAGCTGGGGAGTGAGGACATGGATATGGGACAAGAGCCAGGTCCCCATCCAAGGTCTGGGGCCTCTGTCTCCCACCTAGGACCTGGACAGCTGATAACCCAGGCCTCAAGGATCCTCTGAGCCCTCCGAGCCTCCGAGCCCTGTGGCTCTGGATCCAACTCAGCTCTCGGCTGTGCAGGGTGGGAGGCCCCGCGCATGCGCGCAGGTGAGCGCGCAGGGACCCCCCCCCACGACAGCTGGCCACGCCCCTCAGTGCAGGTCCGCGAAGGGCCTGGAGTAGTTGAACATCAGGTAGTCCATGTAATAGAAGTCGTAGGCGCGCTGGCGCTGCAGGGCAGAGAGCTGGGCGAAGTACCGGTGCGTGATCCGCGCGGTGGTGCGCGCCTCCTGCGAGTGCCTGTCCTTGAAGCGCGGGAAGGTCAGGTTCCGCGGCGCGTGGATGAGGCGCAGGAAGAAGTTCGCATCAACCTCCATGCTCTCAAACTTGCCCACGAAGTCATAGTCGATGAGGCAGGGGCTGCACAGCCGGCTCACGTGATCCCAGTGGATGTCCATTCCCACGGGCCGGTGCACGTCCAGCAGGTACTGGACGAACTCAGGGAACCGCACGCCAGAGCCCGTCCGCAGCGCCTCCCGCGAGGCGTTGGCCCGGTACCGGGCTAGGATGGCTTTGCCAAAGACAGGGTGATAGTAGCTATTGGGGTGCTCGAACTTGTCGCGGAAAGCAGAGACCAGCCTCTCGAAGGGCTCGCGGACGAAGAGCATCTTGGTGTAGGTGCTGAGGCGGTGCAGGATGCCCTGGCGATCGAAGGTGTCCAGACGCCTGAGGGCACTGCCATAGTGGACCGTGTTGTGCTGGATGTCCGCGGTGGATGAGGCCAGCCCGGCTAGCACCATCAGCACCCGCTTCCAGTTGGAGCAGCCCGCCTTGGGCACCTCGCAGTAGAGGACACGGTGGCGGTCCTCCACGAAGATGCGGGACACGTGGCGGGGCGTGATGGCCCTGCGGCTGCTGCTCGCCCGGTACTTGGCACAGGCCTCCCGCATCACCCGCTTGCGCTCCTGCTGGCTGCGGTGTAGACTGACCCAGTGACTGTCCAGAGCGCGGGGACCCGGCCTGAGAAAGGTCTCAGATGAGCCATTGGTCCCGATGGCCACCGCAGCTGGCATCTTTTTGATAAGCAGCCTCCGGCGGCGCTGCCGGAGTCTCTTTGGGTGGGGTCGAGGCTGGTCAGGCACCTGCAGGTGGAGGCTCCTGGGGACCCGGGTGGACAAGTCTCGGGTGACCCTGTCGGATGATGGTACTTTTAAGTCGCCATCCTGGGAAGTGCCTGGTTGGAGGTCCTGGGACAAAAAGAGAGATAGTTACCAGGGTGGACAGGACACTGGGCACAGAAGGTCTGGCAGgtgtttcttccctctctctggcTTGGGCTTTTCCTCTGACTGACGGAGAGAGACAGGCCGATCTTGCAGGAGTGACCTTCCTGTTGGAGTCTTTGTCCAGCATTCTGGACCACAAATATGGGTCTGAGGTGCAGGTGTCATTCCTACCACGAGATGGTGCACTATTCACAGGAAACCCTGCCTGGCCAGGGTGGGCAGAAGAAGCTGGTGGCTGTGACCATCAGCACAGCCCAAAGGAGTCATCTAACAGGGAAGGGAAACTCATGGATCCAAAGACCTGGGCTTTGTTCCCAAGGCCCCTGGAAAGGAGCAAGCACGTTTTTCTTTCTAAGAATAGATTCCCCGCCAAGCTGCAAAtcttcttccccccttcccctcccctccagccCGCCCAGCTGTGTGCTGGGATTTAGCTGACTCTCTGAACTTACAGTGTGAGGCTGCTGTGCTCTGATGTTGAGTTTCATTCCTGAAAAGCAAACAGAGGACAGTATTAGCAGGAGAAGTGCCACCTGGCTCCCAGGGACCTGCTCAGACTTAGTCTCCCAGGTGGGAGGGAGCATGGGGTGAGCTTTGGGAAAAGGCAGTTTGGGGAGAGGGCAGAAGGGGGGGATCTGGTTCAGTGTTGGAGCCCTTCCATCTCCTACACACATGGAGCAAAGGTGTTTCTCTCTACCTGGCCTCCCAATAGACACCTGCCCAGGTGTACCCACACACCTGCACAGTGGTACAGCCAGGGCTCCCACAGACCATCCTCTGCCTCACCTCACCCTGCCATTTAAGTCACAAGGAAAAGGTCTTTCAGAGAGCTCTCCATCCCTTCTCCTGGTTCCAGTTCCTGTGGATGCTCTGCACTTGGAATGTGACTCATGGCGCCCAGCATGGCTGAGGACAGAGCACTGCTTCCCTCATACTCCGGGAAGTTCTCTGGCCTGGGCCTTCTCTTTGTAACTTTGGCCTTTTCAGCTGTGTCTGGCATTCTGGCAGGGGGTCCTGGCCATATCTGGCTACACtggttcccccccaccccaccccccggcCCCCACCTGGCTGAGCAGAACTCAGGCATAGAGAAACTGCCCAGGAAGCACTTCCTGGTGACTTGGGGGAAGATGGAGAAGATTCACTCACTGGGCCAAGCTCCAGAATGTCCCCTTTGACCATCAAAGTGTCCTTTCCCTATGACTGGGTTGGGGTCACCCAAGACAAGAAGCTCTTGTGAGGTGAACTGTCAGCCAGGGGAGAGAATTCTACTTCATACTCTGATCTGTTTTGGGGGAAGTTCTGGGAAGGACAGATTTCAGTCTGGAGGAGCCCACTCAGCAGTCTAGGCTTCCTCTCTGGAGCTCCACCTGGGCTGTTTCTGCTCCTC from Castor canadensis chromosome 16, mCasCan1.hap1v2, whole genome shotgun sequence harbors:
- the Chst8 gene encoding carbohydrate sulfotransferase 8 isoform X2, whose amino-acid sequence is MKLNIRAQQPHTDLQPGTSQDGDLKVPSSDRVTRDLSTRVPRSLHLQVPDQPRPHPKRLRQRRRRLLIKKMPAAVAIGTNGSSETFLRPGPRALDSHWVSLHRSQQERKRVMREACAKYRASSSRRAITPRHVSRIFVEDRHRVLYCEVPKAGCSNWKRVLMVLAGLASSTADIQHNTVHYGSALRRLDTFDRQGILHRLSTYTKMLFVREPFERLVSAFRDKFEHPNSYYHPVFGKAILARYRANASREALRTGSGVRFPEFVQYLLDVHRPVGMDIHWDHVSRLCSPCLIDYDFVGKFESMEVDANFFLRLIHAPRNLTFPRFKDRHSQEARTTARITHRYFAQLSALQRQRAYDFYYMDYLMFNYSRPFADLH
- the Chst8 gene encoding carbohydrate sulfotransferase 8 isoform X1, translated to MTPRPGTMRLACMFSSILLFGAAGLLLFISLQDPTELAPQQVPGMKLNIRAQQPHTDLQPGTSQDGDLKVPSSDRVTRDLSTRVPRSLHLQVPDQPRPHPKRLRQRRRRLLIKKMPAAVAIGTNGSSETFLRPGPRALDSHWVSLHRSQQERKRVMREACAKYRASSSRRAITPRHVSRIFVEDRHRVLYCEVPKAGCSNWKRVLMVLAGLASSTADIQHNTVHYGSALRRLDTFDRQGILHRLSTYTKMLFVREPFERLVSAFRDKFEHPNSYYHPVFGKAILARYRANASREALRTGSGVRFPEFVQYLLDVHRPVGMDIHWDHVSRLCSPCLIDYDFVGKFESMEVDANFFLRLIHAPRNLTFPRFKDRHSQEARTTARITHRYFAQLSALQRQRAYDFYYMDYLMFNYSRPFADLH